One Desulfovibrio sp. ZJ209 genomic window carries:
- a CDS encoding efflux RND transporter periplasmic adaptor subunit, producing MKLPAAFISLMCSGLALTLAACDSAGPAPAGAPTVVYSRLTPERVELTREFPGRVTARRMAEVRPQVGGILRQRLFEEGEEVVRGQPLYKIDEAPFLAAYKEATARLARAESREEAARKHMERCILLAQKHAVRLKERDDAIAAYREVEAEIAASRELVEKAAIELGYATVRAPFSGVIGRSLVKEGALLAENQAEPLAVITQLDPVYVDVAVSAADRAVLQEAARTDSPGEAAKTLARILPEAGAAPVAPGGKTLTGELLFSEAEVDEATGTVITRVRCYNPQRLLLPGMFVRARLPLGTLEEALVIPQRSVARDTRNRPVVFVLVPEQEGLFRLEERHVDLQTAHEGKWLVTGGLKAGELLLVEGLHNARHGRLVRGEPRKGAGG from the coding sequence ATGAAGCTCCCTGCTGCGTTCATCTCCCTCATGTGTTCCGGGCTGGCCCTCACCCTGGCCGCGTGCGACAGCGCGGGCCCGGCGCCAGCTGGCGCACCCACTGTGGTCTATAGCCGCCTGACGCCGGAAAGGGTGGAGCTCACCCGGGAATTTCCCGGGCGCGTGACGGCGCGCCGCATGGCGGAAGTCCGGCCGCAGGTGGGCGGCATCCTGCGCCAAAGGCTGTTTGAGGAGGGGGAGGAAGTCGTCAGGGGGCAGCCGCTCTACAAAATCGACGAGGCGCCTTTCCTCGCCGCCTACAAGGAAGCGACCGCGAGGCTGGCCCGGGCCGAATCGCGGGAGGAGGCCGCCCGCAAGCACATGGAGCGCTGCATCCTGCTCGCGCAAAAGCACGCCGTGCGCCTCAAGGAGCGCGACGACGCCATTGCCGCCTACAGGGAGGTGGAGGCCGAAATAGCGGCAAGCAGGGAGCTTGTGGAAAAGGCCGCCATCGAGCTTGGCTACGCCACCGTGCGAGCGCCGTTTTCCGGGGTCATCGGCAGGTCGCTCGTCAAAGAGGGCGCGCTGCTCGCAGAAAATCAGGCTGAGCCGCTTGCCGTCATCACCCAGCTTGACCCGGTCTATGTGGATGTAGCGGTCTCCGCCGCGGACAGGGCCGTGCTTCAGGAGGCGGCGCGCACGGATAGCCCCGGTGAGGCCGCAAAAACCCTTGCGCGCATCCTGCCTGAAGCCGGGGCGGCGCCTGTGGCACCCGGCGGCAAAACGCTCACCGGGGAACTGCTCTTTTCCGAGGCGGAGGTGGATGAGGCGACCGGCACTGTCATAACGCGCGTCCGCTGCTACAACCCGCAGCGGCTGCTCCTGCCCGGCATGTTTGTGCGGGCGCGCCTGCCCCTGGGCACGCTGGAGGAGGCCCTTGTGATCCCCCAGCGCAGCGTCGCCCGGGATACCCGCAACCGCCCCGTGGTCTTTGTGCTGGTGCCGGAACAGGAGGGCCTCTTCCGCCTTGAGGAGCGCCATGTGGATCTGCAAACGGCCCATGAGGGGAAGTGGCTGGTCACGGGCGGCCTCAAGGCGGGGGAGCTGCTGCTTGTGGAGGGCCTGCACAACGCGCGGCACGGGCGTCTCGTAAGGGGGGAACCCCGCAAAGGAGCCGGAGGCTAG
- a CDS encoding efflux RND transporter permease subunit produces MDISSFFIRRPIVAWVGAILVMLAGGLAFWRLPVAQFPEIALPQVIVTASWPGASAKTMEDTVTQVIEQQISGIDGLLYMESTSDAMGTASLAFTFAHGTDVDIAQVQIQNKVQLALPMLPEQVQRLGVRVTKSSAGILMIMALISTANLDSADLADYLATHLQEPLSRVPGVGQVTTVTTQFAMRIWLDPLRMAHYRLNPSDVAAAVRQQNAQGTAGQTAAYPVAGSQEINVMVNASSRLRTVEEFENILLRSGSDGQALRLRDVARVELGAEREGRVIRINGHNAASLIFGLAPGANALATAGRIRAKLEELAAFFPAGMSYVITYDTTPFVEISIHEVYKTLLEAIVLVCGVIFLFLQNVRATLIPVLAIPVVLLGTFAVLAAAGFSINTLTMFGIVLAIGLLVDDAIVVVENVERLMDAQGLSPFDATVASMREIGGALVGVALVIGSIFTPMAFMAGSAGIIYRQFSLTIVSAMLLSALVALTFTPSLCASFLRPGGRPGRAFAWFNRQFGKLTLGYARGVRAALKRQWPVWAAYGTGMLATVYLFAALPTSFVPDEDQGAFYGMVQLPPTASMERTEALLADIRDHILTHEKATVKNVLTVAGYSFFGAGQNVGQLYIVLRDWNERQAPEAQVGAILGRLRERFADTPQGSVVFFRPATIREMANSAGFEFELMDMDGRGHEALMAARDALLESARARDDLFNVRGGGLEDVFQYDIRVDVEKAMAHGLDKGTVDDAVAAYWGSAYINDFSDRGRTKRVYMQADAPFRMSIGDMAHYRLRNADGEMAPLSVFASIDESRGSPRLERYQGVPAVKILGEAAPGKSSGNAMDAMQELATELPDGFGTSWTGISLQERESGSSTALLYAISLVAVFLCLAALYESWSIPFAVLLCMPCGLLGAACAIWLAGMSNGIYFQIGVIAIMGLTAKNSILIIVFARELLAAGRNVRQALMLAVRRRFRPIVMTSLAFVLGVTPLALNSGAGSGAQNLVGVTVVFGVLSATVFGLFLTPLFFLGVHSLAHKIKNRKRRAATAQN; encoded by the coding sequence ATGGATATTTCGAGTTTCTTCATCCGGCGCCCCATCGTGGCCTGGGTGGGCGCCATCCTCGTGATGCTCGCGGGCGGCCTCGCCTTCTGGCGCCTCCCGGTGGCGCAATTTCCCGAAATTGCCCTGCCGCAGGTCATCGTCACGGCCTCCTGGCCCGGGGCCTCGGCCAAGACCATGGAGGACACCGTCACCCAGGTCATCGAGCAGCAGATCAGCGGCATCGACGGGCTGCTCTACATGGAATCCACCAGCGACGCCATGGGCACGGCCAGCCTCGCCTTTACCTTTGCGCACGGCACGGATGTGGACATCGCCCAGGTGCAGATCCAGAACAAGGTGCAGCTGGCGCTGCCCATGCTGCCCGAACAGGTACAGCGGCTCGGGGTGCGCGTGACCAAGTCCTCGGCGGGCATCCTGATGATCATGGCCCTCATTTCCACGGCGAACCTCGATTCCGCGGACCTCGCCGACTATCTCGCCACGCATTTGCAGGAGCCCCTGAGCCGGGTGCCCGGCGTGGGCCAGGTGACGACGGTCACGACCCAGTTCGCCATGCGCATCTGGCTCGACCCCCTGCGCATGGCGCACTACAGGCTCAACCCGTCGGATGTGGCGGCCGCCGTGCGCCAGCAGAACGCCCAGGGCACGGCGGGCCAGACGGCAGCGTATCCCGTCGCGGGCAGCCAGGAAATCAATGTCATGGTCAACGCCTCGTCACGGCTCAGGACCGTGGAGGAATTTGAAAATATCCTCCTGAGAAGCGGCAGCGACGGCCAGGCCCTGCGGCTCAGGGACGTGGCCCGGGTGGAGCTTGGTGCGGAACGGGAGGGCCGGGTCATCCGCATCAACGGGCACAACGCCGCCTCGCTCATCTTCGGGCTGGCCCCGGGGGCCAACGCCCTCGCGACCGCAGGCCGCATCCGCGCGAAACTTGAGGAACTGGCGGCCTTCTTCCCCGCGGGCATGAGCTATGTCATCACCTATGACACCACCCCCTTCGTGGAAATTTCCATCCACGAGGTCTACAAGACCCTTCTTGAAGCCATCGTCCTTGTCTGCGGGGTGATCTTTCTCTTTCTGCAAAACGTGCGCGCCACGCTCATTCCCGTGCTTGCCATCCCGGTGGTCCTGCTCGGCACTTTCGCGGTGCTGGCCGCCGCGGGCTTCAGCATCAACACCCTCACCATGTTCGGCATCGTGCTCGCCATCGGCCTTTTGGTGGATGACGCCATCGTGGTGGTGGAAAATGTGGAGCGCCTGATGGATGCGCAGGGGCTTTCCCCCTTCGACGCCACCGTGGCCTCCATGCGCGAGATCGGCGGCGCACTCGTGGGCGTGGCGCTGGTCATTGGCTCCATTTTTACGCCCATGGCCTTCATGGCCGGCTCGGCAGGCATCATCTACCGCCAGTTTTCTCTCACCATCGTTTCCGCCATGCTGCTTTCGGCCCTGGTGGCCCTGACCTTCACGCCCTCCCTGTGCGCCTCGTTCCTGCGTCCCGGGGGCCGACCTGGCAGGGCTTTCGCCTGGTTCAACCGCCAGTTCGGAAAACTGACCCTCGGCTATGCCCGCGGCGTGCGGGCCGCGCTGAAACGGCAATGGCCTGTCTGGGCGGCCTATGGCACGGGAATGCTCGCCACGGTGTATCTTTTTGCCGCGCTGCCCACGTCCTTCGTGCCCGACGAGGACCAGGGGGCTTTTTATGGCATGGTGCAACTGCCGCCCACAGCTTCCATGGAGCGCACGGAAGCCCTGCTCGCCGACATCCGCGACCATATCCTGACCCACGAAAAAGCCACGGTGAAAAATGTCCTCACCGTGGCGGGCTATTCGTTTTTCGGCGCGGGCCAGAATGTGGGGCAGCTCTATATCGTCCTTCGGGACTGGAACGAACGCCAGGCACCCGAGGCGCAGGTGGGCGCCATCCTCGGGCGCCTGCGCGAACGCTTTGCGGACACGCCGCAAGGCAGTGTCGTGTTCTTCCGTCCCGCGACCATCCGCGAAATGGCCAATTCGGCGGGCTTTGAATTTGAGCTCATGGACATGGACGGCCGTGGGCACGAGGCGCTGATGGCCGCGCGCGATGCCCTGCTCGAAAGCGCCAGGGCGCGGGACGACCTGTTCAATGTCCGCGGCGGCGGCCTTGAGGATGTTTTCCAGTATGACATCAGGGTGGATGTGGAAAAGGCCATGGCGCACGGGCTGGACAAGGGCACGGTGGACGATGCCGTGGCGGCCTATTGGGGCTCGGCCTATATCAACGATTTTTCCGACCGTGGCCGGACCAAGCGCGTCTATATGCAGGCCGACGCCCCCTTCCGCATGTCCATCGGGGACATGGCGCACTATCGCCTGCGCAATGCCGACGGGGAGATGGCGCCGCTTTCCGTTTTCGCGAGCATTGACGAGAGCCGGGGCTCGCCGCGCCTGGAGCGCTATCAGGGTGTTCCCGCCGTCAAGATCCTCGGCGAAGCCGCCCCGGGCAAAAGCAGTGGCAACGCCATGGACGCCATGCAGGAACTGGCCACGGAGCTGCCCGACGGCTTCGGCACCTCCTGGACGGGCATCTCGCTGCAAGAGCGCGAATCCGGCTCCTCCACGGCCCTGCTCTATGCCATCTCCCTTGTGGCTGTCTTTCTTTGCCTTGCCGCCCTGTATGAAAGCTGGAGCATCCCCTTTGCGGTGCTGCTCTGCATGCCCTGCGGCCTTCTGGGCGCGGCCTGCGCCATCTGGCTCGCCGGCATGAGCAACGGCATCTATTTCCAGATCGGCGTCATCGCCATCATGGGCCTTACCGCAAAAAACTCCATCCTGATTATTGTGTTCGCGCGGGAACTGCTGGCGGCGGGCAGGAATGTGCGCCAGGCACTGATGCTGGCGGTGCGCAGGCGCTTCCGGCCCATCGTCATGACCTCGCTCGCCTTCGTGCTCGGCGTCACCCCGCTGGCCCTCAATTCGGGGGCGGGCTCGGGCGCGCAAAACCTGGTGGGGGTGACCGTCGTTTTCGGCGTGCTGTCAGCGACGGTTTTCGGGCTCTTTCTCACGCCGCTGTTCTTCCTCGGCGTCCACAGCCTGGCGCACAAGATCAAAAACCGCAAAAGAAGGGCCGCAACAGCCCAAAACTGA
- a CDS encoding chemotaxis protein, whose translation MAEITNILLESGTNELEMVEFYLDETLGPGDALLEGLTAQAVGADQAASYRGYYGVNVAKVLEIIRMPKVTELPEVQHESVLGAFNLRSRIIPLVDLTLWLGKTPAARTEEPKTIVTEFNNVTTAFMVSGVNRIHRISWEQVDQPNPYMAAVSSNTIVGVVKLEGRIIFLLDLEKVVANLNPKLSLRLDDLGDDWDGTTGYRALVADDSALVREMQRDLLERAGFKVIVTTNGREAWDCLTSFRRRVEEEGRPLSDFVQVVVSDIEMPMMDGLNLTSRIKNDSILKQLPVLLFSSLITEKLRHKGVSVGADGQISKPEVGTLAKRAAALIRERGLAGDHAPAEGGQ comes from the coding sequence ATGGCCGAGATCACCAATATTCTGCTGGAATCCGGCACCAATGAGCTGGAAATGGTGGAATTTTACCTGGACGAGACGCTTGGGCCCGGGGACGCGCTGCTGGAGGGCCTCACGGCGCAGGCCGTGGGCGCGGACCAGGCCGCCAGCTATCGCGGCTATTACGGCGTCAACGTGGCCAAGGTGCTGGAGATCATCCGCATGCCCAAGGTCACGGAGCTGCCCGAGGTGCAGCACGAGAGCGTGCTCGGCGCCTTCAACCTTCGCTCGCGCATCATCCCGCTGGTCGACCTCACCCTCTGGCTCGGCAAGACGCCAGCCGCGCGCACCGAAGAGCCCAAGACCATCGTCACCGAGTTCAACAACGTGACCACGGCCTTCATGGTCTCGGGCGTGAACCGCATCCACCGCATCAGCTGGGAACAGGTGGACCAGCCCAATCCCTACATGGCCGCGGTGTCGAGCAACACCATCGTGGGCGTGGTCAAGCTCGAGGGGCGCATCATCTTCCTGCTCGACCTTGAGAAGGTGGTCGCCAACCTCAACCCCAAGCTCAGCCTCCGGCTCGACGACCTCGGCGACGACTGGGACGGCACCACGGGCTACCGCGCCCTGGTGGCGGACGATTCCGCGCTGGTGCGCGAGATGCAGCGCGACCTGCTCGAGCGCGCGGGCTTCAAGGTCATCGTCACCACCAACGGCCGCGAGGCCTGGGACTGCCTCACCAGTTTCCGCCGCCGCGTGGAGGAGGAAGGCCGGCCCTTGAGCGACTTCGTGCAGGTGGTGGTCTCGGACATCGAGATGCCCATGATGGACGGCCTCAACCTGACGAGCCGCATCAAGAACGACTCCATCCTCAAGCAGTTGCCGGTGCTGCTCTTCTCCTCGCTGATCACCGAAAAACTCCGCCACAAGGGCGTCAGCGTGGGCGCGGACGGCCAGATCTCCAAGCCCGAGGTGGGCACGCTCGCCAAGCGCGCCGCTGCCCTCATCCGCGAGCGCGGCCTCGCCGGCGACCATGCGCCCGCCGAGGGCGGCCAGTAA
- the ispH gene encoding 4-hydroxy-3-methylbut-2-enyl diphosphate reductase has product MDVLRAKTAGFCMGVSLALQNLENALARQGADAPAPKRICTLGPIIHNPQVLEHFAGRGVACVASADELGAGDHVLIRAHGLPREEEARVRASGASVEDATCPRVKGAQLAIARATRDGASLLLFGEAEHPEVRGLVSYAAGEARVFGSLDELMALSLSPGEPHVLASQTTQDRDAFAAIEAWLRGRLPGLTVLNTICGATRERQEEAREIAGRVDVMVVVGGRESGNTRRLAALAAQAGVETFHVEHAGELSAKRFATKSRAGLTAGASTPKSLIDAAEEWLASL; this is encoded by the coding sequence ATGGACGTTCTTCGCGCAAAAACCGCCGGCTTCTGCATGGGCGTGAGCCTCGCCCTGCAAAACCTCGAAAACGCGCTGGCAAGGCAAGGCGCGGACGCGCCGGCCCCGAAGCGCATCTGCACCTTGGGGCCCATCATCCATAATCCGCAGGTGCTCGAGCATTTCGCGGGCCGCGGCGTGGCCTGCGTGGCGAGCGCGGACGAGCTCGGGGCCGGCGACCATGTGCTCATCCGCGCCCACGGCCTCCCCCGGGAGGAGGAGGCGCGCGTGCGCGCGAGCGGCGCCAGCGTGGAGGACGCCACCTGCCCGCGCGTCAAGGGCGCGCAGCTTGCCATCGCCCGCGCCACGCGGGACGGGGCCTCCCTCCTGCTCTTCGGCGAGGCGGAGCACCCCGAGGTGCGGGGCCTCGTTTCCTACGCGGCCGGCGAGGCGCGGGTCTTCGGCAGCCTCGACGAGCTCATGGCGCTCTCCCTCTCGCCCGGCGAACCCCATGTGCTCGCCTCGCAGACCACGCAGGACCGCGACGCCTTCGCGGCCATCGAGGCCTGGCTTCGCGGGCGCCTTCCCGGGCTCACGGTGCTGAACACCATCTGCGGGGCCACGCGCGAGCGGCAGGAAGAGGCGCGCGAGATCGCGGGCCGGGTGGACGTGATGGTGGTGGTGGGCGGCCGGGAGAGCGGCAACACGCGCCGCCTCGCCGCGCTGGCGGCGCAGGCCGGGGTGGAGACCTTCCATGTGGAGCACGCCGGGGAGCTTTCCGCCAAAAGATTTGCGACAAAATCCCGCGCAGGTCTAACGGCTGGCGCATCCACGCCGAAAAGCCTTATTGACGCGGCCGAGGAATGGCTGGCGTCGCTCTAG
- a CDS encoding tRNA-dihydrouridine synthase family protein, whose product MRKRFFLPAAPAGAASPLPFAADAPWLAPLAGYSDLPFRLLCRHYGAAVCVTEMVSAKGLIYKSPGTGELLMSLPEDQPLVVQLFGAEPEVLAEAVLTLRRAGYAWFDCNMGCSVPKVMRQGSGAALLGDLERALACARAMIRATPGRVGFKLRLGLDRDRLVMPDLALRLEDAGAAWLTLHPRTARQGFGGSADWEAIARLAQRLSIPLLASGDLLSAEDGIRCLAETGATGLMYARGALHDPAVFGAHLALLRGEAPAQPEAASLRAMIRLHVRLAREHAGGDGALWKMRSLVPRYVRFLPGVRVLRQRLCRCTDWQDLETALDEFLDGEGLS is encoded by the coding sequence ATGCGTAAACGCTTTTTTTTGCCCGCCGCCCCGGCCGGCGCCGCCTCGCCGCTCCCTTTCGCGGCCGACGCCCCGTGGCTCGCGCCGCTCGCCGGCTACAGCGACCTTCCCTTCCGCCTCCTCTGCCGCCACTACGGCGCGGCCGTCTGCGTGACCGAGATGGTCAGCGCCAAGGGCCTTATCTACAAAAGCCCGGGCACCGGCGAACTGCTCATGAGCCTGCCCGAGGATCAGCCCCTCGTGGTCCAGCTTTTCGGGGCCGAGCCGGAAGTGCTGGCCGAGGCCGTGCTCACCCTGCGCAGGGCCGGCTATGCCTGGTTCGACTGCAACATGGGCTGCTCGGTGCCCAAGGTGATGCGCCAGGGCTCGGGCGCGGCCCTTCTGGGCGACCTTGAACGGGCGCTCGCCTGCGCCCGGGCCATGATCCGGGCGACCCCGGGGCGCGTGGGCTTCAAGCTGCGCCTCGGACTCGACCGCGACCGCCTCGTCATGCCGGACCTCGCCCTGCGCCTCGAGGACGCCGGCGCCGCGTGGCTCACCCTGCACCCGCGCACGGCCCGGCAGGGCTTTGGCGGCAGCGCCGACTGGGAGGCCATCGCGCGCCTCGCGCAGCGCCTCTCCATCCCGCTCCTGGCGAGCGGCGACCTTTTGAGCGCGGAGGACGGCATCCGCTGCCTCGCCGAGACCGGGGCCACGGGCCTCATGTACGCGCGCGGCGCCCTGCATGACCCGGCCGTCTTCGGCGCGCATCTCGCCCTCCTGCGCGGGGAGGCGCCGGCGCAGCCCGAGGCGGCGTCCCTGCGCGCCATGATCCGCCTGCATGTGCGGCTCGCGCGCGAGCATGCGGGGGGTGACGGCGCGCTCTGGAAGATGCGCTCGCTGGTGCCGCGCTATGTGCGGTTTTTGCCCGGGGTGCGGGTCTTGCGCCAACGCCTGTGCCGCTGTACTGATTGGCAGGATCTGGAAACGGCGCTGGACGAATTTCTCGACGGCGAGGGCCTTTCCTGA
- a CDS encoding transglycosylase SLT domain-containing protein, which yields MQRRKTLVLSSLCLAGAGSALLLGLLSGFAPRGEGFEIRRRASAQVVSLQAQDMPAPIFQAGDGRHVWAVRRPVRDADSGPGEATLAAARTVCDMLAQRRNGEFISFEPEGIRLSMASAAPLFGFEGEGARGADDAALAPLVALDGASAPQLLAVEPFRASDALDMEGRPLRWQDTGGLMAAYRPLPPASARVTAPAVPSVLTAPATPSPRAFASGEASAKAHRYQELVENFARRYNLNTALIYAIIHSESDFSPTLVSGKSAMGLMQLLPSTASGEVHRFLYGRRGDIGFDDLRVPEINIRYGTAYLHILLTRYFQNVTDPLSREYCTVAAYNMGPNRFLRLYGATSEEAVARINAMSPDELYEDLTRRLPVRETRAYVAKVRRMKHHYAAQLDLPAKLN from the coding sequence ATGCAACGCCGCAAGACCCTTGTCCTCAGTTCGCTCTGCCTCGCGGGCGCGGGGAGCGCCCTGCTCCTCGGCCTGTTGTCGGGCTTCGCGCCGCGGGGCGAGGGCTTCGAGATCCGGCGGCGGGCCAGCGCCCAGGTGGTGAGCCTCCAGGCGCAGGATATGCCCGCGCCCATCTTCCAGGCGGGCGACGGCAGGCATGTGTGGGCCGTGCGCCGGCCCGTGCGGGACGCGGACTCCGGCCCCGGCGAGGCTACCCTCGCCGCCGCGCGGACGGTGTGCGACATGCTCGCGCAGCGCCGCAACGGGGAATTCATCAGCTTCGAGCCCGAGGGCATCCGCCTGAGCATGGCCTCCGCCGCGCCGCTCTTCGGCTTCGAGGGTGAAGGCGCCCGGGGCGCGGACGACGCCGCCCTCGCGCCGCTGGTGGCCCTTGACGGCGCCTCGGCGCCGCAGCTCCTCGCGGTGGAGCCCTTCCGCGCCAGCGACGCCCTGGACATGGAGGGGCGCCCCCTGCGCTGGCAGGATACCGGCGGCCTCATGGCGGCCTACCGGCCCCTGCCCCCGGCATCCGCCCGCGTGACGGCCCCCGCCGTACCCTCCGTGCTGACCGCGCCCGCGACGCCCTCGCCCCGGGCCTTCGCCTCCGGCGAGGCCTCGGCCAAGGCCCACCGCTACCAGGAGCTGGTGGAAAACTTCGCGCGCCGCTACAACCTCAACACCGCGCTCATCTACGCCATCATCCACAGCGAGAGCGACTTTTCCCCCACCCTCGTGAGCGGCAAGTCGGCCATGGGGCTCATGCAGCTTCTGCCGAGCACGGCCAGCGGCGAGGTGCACCGCTTCCTCTACGGGCGGCGCGGCGACATCGGCTTCGACGACCTGCGCGTGCCCGAGATCAACATCCGCTACGGCACGGCCTATCTCCACATCCTGCTCACCCGCTATTTCCAGAACGTGACCGACCCCCTTTCGCGCGAGTACTGCACTGTCGCGGCCTACAACATGGGGCCCAACCGCTTCCTGCGCCTCTATGGCGCGACGAGCGAGGAGGCCGTGGCGCGCATCAACGCCATGAGCCCGGACGAGCTTTACGAAGACCTCACGCGGCGGCTGCCCGTGCGCGAGACCCGCGCCTATGTGGCCAAGGTGCGGCGCATGAAGCACCACTACGCCGCGCAGCTCGACCTGCCGGCGAAGCTCAACTGA
- a CDS encoding MFS transporter: MKSSGLLALACGTFALGVAEFSMMGILSPLAHDMDVTIPQAGDFISAYALGVSLGAPLPLFFRKHPLKHILLGLCCLIVLGNGLAALAPGYVSLICARFLAGLPHGAYFGVGAIVAVQLVPPGYKATAVAIMVTGMTVANVLGVPAVTWLTNVFSWRLTFVLAALWGAIAFAGILGCVPAAPAPKEQSLRRQVRFLRWPAPWLIFAATFLGQGSVYCWYSYMEPILQQVTRIPADDMKWVMVLAGLGMFTGGLLCGRLADRFRPALVSACTAMSIVPILLGIYFCSAWAPVAVPLVFLGTAALFGLGGPMQYLIVRYSRGGEILGGAGIQIAFNMSNACSAYLGGELIRHGYGLLSPALLGVPMALVCAGVLVWFWRRYPGNPGD, from the coding sequence ATGAAGAGTTCCGGGCTTCTCGCGCTCGCCTGCGGCACCTTTGCCCTGGGCGTGGCCGAATTTTCCATGATGGGCATCCTCTCGCCGCTGGCCCATGACATGGATGTCACCATCCCCCAGGCCGGGGACTTCATCTCCGCATACGCCCTCGGCGTGAGCCTCGGCGCGCCGCTCCCGCTTTTTTTCCGCAAGCATCCGCTCAAGCACATCCTGCTCGGCCTCTGCTGCCTCATCGTGCTCGGCAACGGCCTTGCCGCCCTGGCGCCCGGCTATGTGAGCCTCATCTGCGCGCGCTTTCTCGCCGGGCTGCCCCACGGCGCCTATTTCGGCGTCGGCGCCATCGTGGCCGTGCAGCTCGTGCCGCCGGGCTACAAGGCCACGGCCGTGGCCATCATGGTGACGGGCATGACCGTGGCCAACGTGCTCGGCGTGCCGGCCGTAACGTGGCTCACCAATGTCTTTTCCTGGCGGCTCACCTTCGTGCTCGCGGCCCTGTGGGGCGCCATCGCCTTCGCGGGCATCCTCGGCTGCGTGCCGGCCGCCCCGGCGCCCAAGGAGCAGAGCCTGAGGCGGCAGGTGCGCTTCCTCAGGTGGCCCGCGCCGTGGCTCATCTTCGCGGCCACCTTTCTCGGCCAGGGCAGCGTCTATTGCTGGTACAGCTACATGGAGCCCATCCTGCAGCAGGTGACGCGCATCCCCGCCGACGACATGAAGTGGGTCATGGTGCTGGCGGGCCTCGGCATGTTCACTGGCGGCCTCCTCTGCGGGCGCCTCGCCGACCGCTTCCGGCCGGCGCTGGTCTCGGCCTGCACGGCCATGAGCATCGTGCCCATTTTGCTCGGCATCTACTTTTGCAGCGCCTGGGCGCCCGTGGCCGTGCCCCTGGTCTTTCTGGGCACGGCCGCGCTCTTCGGGCTGGGCGGCCCCATGCAGTACCTCATCGTGCGCTATTCGCGCGGCGGCGAGATATTGGGCGGCGCGGGCATCCAGATCGCCTTCAACATGTCCAACGCCTGTTCGGCCTATCTTGGGGGCGAGCTCATCCGCCACGGCTATGGCCTGCTTTCGCCGGCGCTGCTCGGCGTGCCCATGGCCCTTGTCTGCGCCGGGGTGCTCGTCTGGTTCTGGCGGCGCTATCCGGGCAATCCCGGGGATTAA